In the Atribacterota bacterium genome, CAGATCTTCCATCTTTATCTTTTCTGTCCTGGCCGTTAAGATGATTGATTAGTAATTTTCCCACTGTTGAACCACTGGCGCTGAACTGGGCATGGCCAAAACTGTCTTGTAATATCGACAGGTCTCCCAAATTGACTCCTTCGCCTATAACCACGATACAGCGTCCAAATTCCTCTAATTGTTTATTTACACTTTTGGTTATAAATTCTAAATTAGACTTACCATCATCTTTAGAAAGAGCCTCCGGTAGAAATATCTTAAGGGGCATATCTCTTTTTGGATCTGCCAAACGAGCTGCAGCAGGAATAAATCCAATTTTCCTACCCATAACCGTAATAACTAAAACCGGGTCACTGGTATAGCTGGCTTGATTTTCTTCATTAGCCTCCAGGATATTGATAGCTAGATTCCTGACTACACTTCCATATCCCGGGTCATGGTCACATATTGCAAAAGTTCCATCAGACTGTAAGATGCCACCAACATCATTATCTATAGTCTTGGGCATACCTACGGCTATTAAATCCAACCCCTGTTCCCTAGCAGCAATACTAACCTTGTTAGCAGTATCCATGGAATCATTACCACCGCAATAGAAAAAATAACCTATATTGTGTGCTTTGAAAACTTCAACTATTCTATTTAAATCTTCTTCATTCTTTATCTTATAACGGCAACTGCCCAATGTGCCTGCAGAAGGTGTTTGTGAAAGCAATTCTATTTGATGTTTGTCCTGAGCTGAAATATCGATTAGTTCTTCATTTAATACACCTAAAATTCCCATTTTGGCGCCTAATATACTATCTACTTTGTTTGATTCCATTAGTACATCTATGGCACCCTTAACAGTATTATTTATTACTGAAGTAGGCCCACCAGATTGGGCTATAACAGCATTTCGCATTCGTTATCTCCTATCCTTTCAATTTTTTATTATGGTCTAGTTTTTTAATTTATATAGATATTTCCCTCCATGTTCAATCCATAATTTGTGAGGGCCTTCAAAGTCTTCTTTTTGAATAGTAGCTGGATCACGATAACCAAGACCAACTCTCTGACAAACATCTT is a window encoding:
- a CDS encoding 6-phosphofructokinase is translated as MRNAVIAQSGGPTSVINNTVKGAIDVLMESNKVDSILGAKMGILGVLNEELIDISAQDKHQIELLSQTPSAGTLGSCRYKIKNEEDLNRIVEVFKAHNIGYFFYCGGNDSMDTANKVSIAAREQGLDLIAVGMPKTIDNDVGGILQSDGTFAICDHDPGYGSVVRNLAINILEANEENQASYTSDPVLVITVMGRKIGFIPAAARLADPKRDMPLKIFLPEALSKDDGKSNLEFITKSVNKQLEEFGRCIVVIGEGVNLGDLSILQDSFGHAQFSASGSTVGKLLINHLNGQDRKDKDGRS